The Bacillus andreraoultii sequence ACGACCTGAGGATAAAAACTTGGCACATATTCATACACTTGCCAAGTTACTCGTAAAACAACTAAGAGGCACGTAATTAATGGAAAGATTAACTACGTGCTTTATTATTTTATCAAATGTACTTATTATCCTAACTCTGAAGCAATTGCTCTCCCTGCTGTACGACCGGTAAAAAGGCACCCTCCGAGGAAAGTTCCTTCTAGTGCTCGATAGCCATGGACTCCTCCTCCACCAAATCCAGATACTTCGCCAGCCGCATATAACCCTGGTATTGCTTGACCTTTTGAATTGAGGACTCGTCCCGATAAATCAGTTTGCAGTCCACCTAATGTTTTCCTGCTTAAAATATTGAGGCGAACCGCAATTAGTGGGCCATTTTTAGCGTCTAAAATTTTATGCGGCTTTGCAACCCGAATTAATTTATCGCCAATATAGTTCCGATGACCTCTAATTGCTATTACTTGTAAATCTTTTGTAAACTTATTATCCATTTCTCTATCTCTTGCCGCTATTTGTTCCTCAATTTCTTTAAATTGAAGTAGATTTTCCCCTGTCAACTTATTCATACTATCAACTAAATCTTTTAAGGTATCCCTAATAATAAAGTCTTCTCCTTTATCCATGAAAGCTTGAACTGGTTCTGGTACACCTGAAAATGCCCTTCCTAACACTTTACGGATACTTTTCCCTGTAAGATCTGGATTTTGCTCCGACCCAGATAAGGCAAACTCTTTTTCTATTATTTTTTGCGTTAATATGAACCATGAATAATCATAACCTGTTTTCATAATGGCTTCTAATGTGCTCAACGTGTCAAAGCCTGGTAAGTTCGGCACTTGAAACCTTTTTCCCGTTGCATCAAGCCAAATTGAAGAAGGACCCGGTAAAATTCGAATTCCATGATGAGGCCAAATTGGGTTCCAGTTCGTAATTCCTTCTGTATAATGCCACATGCGGTCACGGTTTACAATTCTCGCACCTACTTCTTCAGTTATTCCAAGCATTCTCCCATCAACATGGGCAGGGACACCGGAAAGCAGATGTTTTGGTGGTGTACCGAGGCGATCTGGCCAATTTTTACGGATTAATTCAAG is a genomic window containing:
- a CDS encoding FAD-binding dehydrogenase gives rise to the protein MGYDVIVVGAGLAGLVATAEIADAGKRVLLLDQEPFLGGQAWWSFGGLFLVDSKEQRRLGIKDSKELAWQDWVGSASFDREEDEDYWGRKWAEAYVDFAAGEKRSWLRSMGVRFFPVVGWAERGGHLATGHGNSVPRFHIVWGTGPGIVAPFEQRILEHMKKGTIKFLPRHQVDQLIQENGVIKGVAGSVLIPTSARRGEETSRQVMDRFEYRAEAVLVSSGGIGGNLELIRKNWPDRLGTPPKHLLSGVPAHVDGRMLGITEEVGARIVNRDRMWHYTEGITNWNPIWPHHGIRILPGPSSIWLDATGKRFQVPNLPGFDTLSTLEAIMKTGYDYSWFILTQKIIEKEFALSGSEQNPDLTGKSIRKVLGRAFSGVPEPVQAFMDKGEDFIIRDTLKDLVDSMNKLTGENLLQFKEIEEQIAARDREMDNKFTKDLQVIAIRGHRNYIGDKLIRVAKPHKILDAKNGPLIAVRLNILSRKTLGGLQTDLSGRVLNSKGQAIPGLYAAGEVSGFGGGGVHGYRALEGTFLGGCLFTGRTAGRAIASELG